Proteins from one Bartonella sp. HY328 genomic window:
- a CDS encoding ABC transporter permease: MGKLIGGLLIVCILALCSIFVGVGSVTPSKLWALDHNAWTNFLGGRIPRTVALILVGVAMTISGTIMQLLSRNRFVEPSTAGTVDSASLGILAVLLLAPDLPVILKTLVAAGFALCGTFIFMAILRRIPLRSALLVPLIGIMLSGVIGSISTFFAYKYDKMQSLQAWLSGDFSSVMLGKYELLWLAVPLVLIACIAADRFTVAGLGQDFTTNLGVNYKHIMMMGLMIVAMNTALVVIITGQIPFLGLIIPNIVALFIGDNMRRAVPWVALLGASSVLICDILSRLISYPYEIPISAIIGVFGSGIFLYLLLRKGNRFA; this comes from the coding sequence TTGGGAAAGCTTATTGGCGGATTATTGATTGTCTGCATTCTCGCCCTTTGCAGTATTTTTGTTGGTGTTGGTAGCGTTACTCCATCAAAGCTTTGGGCGCTTGATCATAATGCTTGGACTAATTTTTTAGGCGGAAGAATTCCACGAACTGTGGCGCTTATCCTTGTAGGTGTTGCCATGACTATTTCTGGCACTATAATGCAACTTCTTTCCCGCAATCGTTTTGTTGAGCCATCAACCGCTGGTACTGTCGATTCAGCATCATTGGGTATTTTAGCTGTTTTATTATTAGCGCCTGATTTACCTGTTATTTTAAAGACGTTGGTAGCGGCAGGATTTGCTCTTTGCGGAACGTTTATTTTTATGGCAATTTTACGCCGCATACCTTTACGTTCTGCATTATTGGTACCATTAATTGGTATTATGCTTAGTGGTGTTATTGGCTCTATCAGTACATTTTTTGCCTATAAATATGATAAAATGCAATCTTTACAAGCTTGGTTGTCTGGCGATTTTTCAAGTGTTATGCTCGGGAAATATGAACTTTTATGGCTTGCGGTTCCGCTTGTCTTGATTGCATGTATCGCTGCAGACCGCTTTACCGTTGCCGGTCTTGGACAAGATTTTACCACCAATCTTGGGGTCAATTATAAACACATCATGATGATGGGGCTAATGATTGTTGCTATGAATACAGCGCTTGTCGTTATAATAACTGGGCAAATTCCTTTTTTAGGACTTATCATCCCTAATATTGTTGCGTTGTTTATTGGGGATAATATGCGCCGCGCAGTACCTTGGGTTGCGCTTTTGGGAGCATCTTCTGTATTGATTTGTGATATTTTAAGCCGTCTAATCAGCTATCCATATGAAATTCCAATCAGCGCAATTATAGGCGTATTCGGCAGTGGTATCTTCCTTTATTTGCTTTTGCGAAAGGGAAACCGTTTTGCTTAA
- the ilvD gene encoding dihydroxy-acid dehydratase, translating into MPAYRSRTSTHGRNMAGARGLWRATGMKDNDFGKPIIAVVNSFTQFVPGHVHLKDLGQLVAREIEKAGGVAKEFNTIAIDDGIAMGHDGMLYSLPSREIIADSVEYMVNGHCADAMVCISNCDKITPGMLMASLRLNIPTIFVSGGPMEAGKVVLNGKEIALDLVDAMVAAADDKHTDEEVNAIERAACPTCGSCSGMFTANSMNCLTEALGLSLPGNGSTLATHSDRKRLFEEAGHRIVELAKRYYEGEDETVLPRSIATLPAFENAMTLDIAMGGSTNTVLHLLASAQEGEVDFTMADIDRLSRKVPVLCKVAPAVAHVHMEDVHRAGGIMGILGELDRAGLINNTTYTVHSPTMRDALRNYDVKQTNDPAVHDFFRAAPGGVPTQTAFSQSRRYESVDLDREKGVIRTKEHAYSQDGGLAVLYGNLAEDGCIVKTAGVDDSILVFKGPARIFESQDTAVLGILNNKVKAGDIVLIRYEGPRGGPGMQEMLYPTSYLKSKGLGKACALITDGRFSGGSSGLSIGHVSPEAAEGGTIGLVEEGDIIEIDIPNRKIHLAVDDAVLAHRREKMQEKGSEAWKPLEIRKRKITKALRAYAAMTTSAAKGAVREI; encoded by the coding sequence ATGCCTGCCTATCGTTCGCGTACTTCCACCCATGGCCGTAATATGGCCGGCGCTCGCGGCCTGTGGCGTGCCACAGGTATGAAAGACAATGATTTTGGCAAACCGATTATTGCGGTTGTCAATTCTTTCACGCAATTTGTGCCAGGTCACGTGCATTTGAAAGATCTTGGGCAGCTTGTGGCGCGCGAAATTGAAAAAGCTGGCGGTGTTGCCAAGGAATTCAATACTATTGCGATTGATGATGGTATTGCAATGGGGCATGACGGAATGCTCTATTCACTGCCATCACGCGAAATCATTGCCGACTCTGTTGAATATATGGTCAATGGCCATTGCGCTGATGCGATGGTTTGCATTTCCAATTGTGACAAAATTACACCGGGCATGTTAATGGCTTCACTTCGCCTTAATATTCCAACAATTTTTGTTTCTGGCGGCCCGATGGAAGCTGGCAAGGTTGTTTTAAATGGTAAAGAAATCGCTCTTGACCTTGTTGATGCGATGGTTGCTGCTGCAGATGACAAGCATACGGACGAGGAAGTAAACGCCATCGAGCGTGCTGCCTGCCCAACTTGTGGCTCATGCTCTGGTATGTTCACAGCTAATTCAATGAATTGCTTGACTGAAGCGCTTGGCCTATCCTTACCAGGTAATGGCTCAACCCTTGCTACCCACTCTGATCGCAAACGCTTGTTTGAAGAAGCAGGTCACCGCATTGTCGAACTTGCCAAGCGCTATTACGAGGGCGAGGATGAAACGGTTTTGCCACGCTCTATCGCGACATTGCCGGCCTTTGAAAACGCCATGACGCTTGATATTGCCATGGGCGGTTCAACCAATACTGTCCTTCACCTTTTGGCCTCTGCGCAAGAAGGCGAAGTTGATTTTACTATGGCTGATATTGATCGCTTATCGCGCAAAGTACCGGTTTTATGTAAAGTGGCACCTGCTGTTGCTCATGTCCATATGGAAGATGTCCATCGCGCTGGTGGTATTATGGGCATTTTGGGTGAGCTTGACCGTGCTGGCCTTATCAATAATACAACTTATACCGTTCATTCACCTACGATGCGCGATGCACTACGAAATTATGACGTAAAGCAAACCAATGATCCGGCTGTGCATGATTTTTTCCGTGCAGCACCCGGCGGCGTGCCAACCCAGACTGCCTTTAGCCAGTCGCGCCGTTATGAAAGCGTTGATCTTGATCGTGAAAAGGGCGTCATCCGCACCAAGGAACATGCTTATTCGCAAGATGGTGGCCTTGCCGTACTTTATGGTAATTTGGCGGAAGATGGTTGTATTGTTAAAACCGCTGGTGTTGATGATTCAATCTTGGTATTTAAAGGCCCCGCCCGCATTTTTGAAAGTCAAGATACAGCTGTGCTTGGTATTTTGAACAATAAGGTTAAGGCTGGCGACATTGTGCTTATTCGTTACGAAGGCCCACGCGGTGGCCCCGGTATGCAGGAAATGCTTTATCCAACCAGTTACTTAAAATCCAAGGGGCTTGGCAAAGCATGTGCCTTGATTACCGATGGTCGTTTTTCAGGTGGTTCATCAGGTCTTTCTATTGGCCATGTTTCACCAGAAGCGGCTGAAGGCGGCACAATTGGTTTGGTGGAAGAAGGCGATATCATTGAAATTGATATTCCAAACCGCAAAATCCATTTGGCTGTTGATGATGCCGTTCTTGCCCACCGCCGTGAAAAAATGCAAGAAAAAGGCTCTGAAGCTTGGAAGCCATTGGAAATACGCAAACGGAAAATTACCAAAGCTCTTAGGGCCTATGCAGCAATGACCACATCAGCTGCTAAAGGTGCTGTGCGCGAAATTTAA
- the ispG gene encoding flavodoxin-dependent (E)-4-hydroxy-3-methylbut-2-enyl-diphosphate synthase yields MTSQSYFSAPFLRRKSVAVRVGGVTVGGDAPVVVQSMTNTDTADIDQTVAQVAALALAGSEMVRLTVDRDESATAVPYIRERLERLNIFVPLIGDFHYIGHKLLTDHPACAEALAKYRINPGNVGFKDKKDKQFADIVEIAIKHNKPVRIGVNWGSLDQELLTRLMDENAAQGGKLSTQQVMRETVVQSALLNGALAEEVGLSRDKIILSAKVSQVQDLIAVYTMLAARCDYALHLGLTEAGMDTKGIVASSASMGILLQQGIGDTIRISLTPKPGGDRTREVQVSQELLQVMGFRQFIPIVAACPGCGRTTSTVFQELAEKIQADIRRNMPIWREQYPGVESLNVAVMGCIVNGPGESKHADIGISLPGTGETPAAPVFVDGKKVATLRGENIAADFEKMVSEYIENRFS; encoded by the coding sequence ATGACCTCACAAAGCTATTTTTCTGCGCCTTTTCTTCGCCGTAAATCGGTTGCTGTAAGGGTTGGTGGTGTAACAGTTGGCGGTGATGCGCCGGTTGTTGTACAATCAATGACCAATACTGATACCGCTGATATTGATCAGACTGTTGCGCAAGTTGCAGCGCTTGCTCTTGCTGGTTCTGAAATGGTGCGCCTCACCGTTGACCGTGATGAATCAGCCACCGCAGTTCCTTATATTCGCGAACGACTAGAACGGCTTAATATTTTTGTACCCTTAATTGGCGATTTTCATTATATCGGCCATAAGCTTTTAACCGATCATCCAGCTTGCGCTGAAGCCTTGGCAAAATATCGTATTAATCCTGGCAATGTCGGTTTTAAAGATAAAAAAGATAAGCAATTTGCTGATATTGTTGAAATTGCTATTAAACACAATAAGCCCGTACGCATTGGCGTTAATTGGGGTTCATTAGATCAAGAATTATTAACCCGCCTTATGGATGAAAATGCAGCTCAAGGTGGAAAACTCTCAACCCAGCAAGTGATGCGTGAAACTGTGGTGCAATCGGCACTGTTAAATGGTGCTCTCGCCGAAGAAGTAGGACTTAGCCGCGACAAGATTATTTTATCGGCAAAAGTAAGCCAAGTGCAAGATTTGATTGCTGTTTATACGATGCTTGCAGCACGTTGTGATTATGCTTTGCACCTTGGTTTAACCGAAGCAGGCATGGACACGAAGGGCATAGTTGCGTCATCTGCCTCAATGGGAATTTTGTTGCAACAAGGCATTGGTGATACTATTCGTATTTCATTAACGCCAAAACCGGGCGGTGATCGCACCCGTGAAGTGCAAGTGAGCCAAGAGCTTTTGCAAGTTATGGGCTTTCGCCAATTCATTCCAATTGTTGCTGCTTGCCCTGGCTGTGGGCGCACAACCTCAACCGTTTTTCAAGAATTGGCGGAAAAGATCCAAGCCGATATTCGCCGCAATATGCCAATTTGGCGCGAGCAATATCCAGGGGTGGAATCTTTAAATGTTGCTGTTATGGGCTGTATTGTTAATGGCCCAGGTGAATCAAAGCACGCCGATATTGGCATTTCGCTACCTGGTACCGGTGAAACACCAGCTGCACCAGTTTTCGTAGATGGCAAAAAAGTTGCGACCTTGCGCGGTGAAAACATTGCAGCAGATTTTGAAAAAATGGTGTCTGAATATATAGAAAACCGTTTTAGTTAA
- a CDS encoding siderophore ABC transporter substrate-binding protein, with product MVTKRKFLIGAVFSTMLAMAGFSTPSFAENIKITHASGESEVPLQPKKVVVFDLASLDNLQRLGAGDTVIALPEIGLPKYLESFGDEKYTKVGTLFEPNYELIASLKPDLIIAGGRSQPKLKELEAIAPTIDTTVSTDNYLGDVDRNVEILGKIFGKEAEAKAEIEKLAATLAEVKKEADGKGNGLLILTTGGKMSAFGPGSRFGLLYSGFGVSPTVADLPVGRHGQPISAEFILEKNPDWLFVIDRDAAIGREGQSAAQMLDNPIVNESKVAQKKHIVYLDPQNWYLVGGGLSGLHETADQLMKAFKAADTK from the coding sequence ATGGTAACGAAACGTAAATTCCTTATTGGTGCTGTTTTTAGCACTATGTTGGCTATGGCAGGCTTTAGCACACCATCATTTGCAGAAAATATTAAGATTACTCATGCATCAGGTGAAAGCGAAGTGCCGCTTCAACCTAAAAAAGTCGTGGTTTTTGATCTTGCAAGTCTTGATAATCTTCAACGCCTTGGTGCAGGCGACACAGTTATCGCTTTGCCTGAAATTGGCCTACCTAAATATCTTGAAAGCTTCGGCGACGAAAAATATACCAAAGTTGGCACACTTTTCGAGCCAAATTATGAGCTTATCGCGTCACTCAAGCCCGACCTAATTATTGCTGGCGGTCGTTCACAGCCAAAACTTAAAGAATTGGAAGCTATTGCGCCAACAATTGATACAACTGTATCAACCGATAATTATCTTGGCGATGTAGATCGCAATGTTGAAATTTTAGGTAAAATTTTTGGCAAGGAAGCTGAAGCTAAAGCCGAAATCGAAAAGCTTGCTGCAACTCTTGCTGAAGTAAAAAAAGAAGCAGACGGCAAGGGTAATGGTCTACTTATTTTGACCACCGGCGGCAAAATGAGTGCATTTGGCCCTGGCTCACGCTTTGGTCTACTTTATTCAGGCTTTGGCGTTTCTCCAACTGTTGCAGATCTACCAGTTGGTCGCCATGGCCAGCCAATTTCAGCCGAATTTATATTAGAAAAAAATCCTGATTGGCTTTTTGTTATTGACCGTGATGCTGCTATTGGCCGTGAAGGTCAGTCCGCCGCTCAAATGCTTGACAATCCAATTGTTAATGAATCAAAAGTTGCGCAAAAAAAGCATATCGTTTATCTTGATCCACAAAACTGGTATCTCGTTGGCGGTGGTTTAAGTGGTCTTCACGAAACAGCAGACCAATTGATGAAAGCCTTTAAAGCTGCTGATACAAAATAA
- a CDS encoding iron chelate uptake ABC transporter family permease subunit produces the protein MLKSISRPICVIALLAFIAILFSVLFMSWNLLGSVSYALSLRSKALASLILVGYAIAISTILFQTVTNNRILTPSIMGFDQLYLLVQTIVVYIFGISGITLVSGLLGFIIQTLILIIFATSLFRWLFVNANRSLFLVLLVGIVLGVFFRSLNVFLLRKIDPDSFVGLQERFFANFNSVNPDALLPAFCIILVVSIFVFAKRNCLDTLALGREISVNLGINYKKNVTLILLLITILVSVSTALVGPVLFFGILVASLAYQLAGSYRHVIILPVAALLAIIFLVGGQFIMIHIFNLGVPLAVIINFIGGITVIGLLLKGSLR, from the coding sequence TTGCTTAAATCCATTAGCCGCCCCATTTGTGTTATTGCTTTATTGGCTTTTATTGCCATTTTATTTAGCGTATTATTCATGTCATGGAACTTGCTTGGCAGTGTGTCTTATGCCTTGTCATTGCGTAGCAAGGCCTTGGCATCGCTTATTCTAGTCGGCTATGCCATTGCAATATCCACTATTCTTTTTCAGACGGTCACCAATAACCGAATATTAACTCCGTCAATTATGGGCTTTGATCAATTATACCTTTTAGTCCAAACTATCGTGGTCTATATATTCGGTATTTCGGGTATTACCTTAGTTAGCGGTCTTTTAGGCTTTATTATCCAAACACTTATTTTAATTATTTTCGCGACTTCCTTATTTAGATGGCTTTTTGTAAACGCCAATAGAAGCCTTTTTCTTGTATTATTGGTGGGTATTGTGCTTGGCGTGTTTTTCCGTAGCCTCAATGTGTTTTTACTAAGAAAAATTGATCCAGATTCTTTTGTCGGTTTGCAAGAACGTTTCTTTGCCAATTTCAACAGTGTTAATCCTGATGCGCTTTTACCCGCCTTTTGCATCATCCTTGTGGTAAGTATTTTTGTTTTTGCCAAGCGCAATTGTCTTGATACATTAGCTTTAGGGCGTGAAATATCTGTTAATCTTGGAATTAATTATAAGAAAAATGTAACCCTTATTTTGCTATTGATTACTATTCTTGTCTCCGTTTCAACCGCATTGGTCGGACCTGTGCTATTTTTTGGTATACTCGTTGCCAGTCTTGCCTATCAGCTAGCAGGTAGTTATCGCCATGTTATTATTTTGCCAGTTGCAGCACTTTTAGCAATTATTTTTTTAGTTGGTGGTCAATTTATTATGATCCATATATTTAACCTTGGCGTACCACTTGCAGTAATTATTAATTTTATCGGTGGTATTACGGTTATTGGTTTGCTTTTGAAGGGATCTTTGCGGTGA
- a CDS encoding MATE family efflux transporter, which yields MPTANATKSRDLTQGPIFKTLAIFALPTLLSNILQSLNASINTVWVGKFLGETALAATANASIIMFLVFSAVFGFGMAATVMVGQYFGRHDIDAARRIFGSAIGFCLILSILVGVLGWTFSDWILTHLNTPQDAFTQAHAYLRVIFIALPSTMMSVIVMMGMRGSGDSMTPMWFMGLNVVLDIILNPLLILGVGPFPQLGIVGSAVATIIAGYGSLIAMIITMYWRKLPLRLVGRELNYLIPRINLLKTIIGKGVPMGLQMVVMATAALVMISLVNREGLMTTAAYSAMQQLWTYVQMPSMAVGAAVSAMVAQNIGAGKWERVNKINTAGLLSTLLLTGSIIAILLIFDRPVLGLFLGKESGAMAIADHMQYRATWSYMLFGMAMVIFATMRANGVVIIPLLIIFVSLYPVRLGFYYLTYNMLGADAIWISFPVGAFTCLILAFIYYKTGLWRKNSMTPSSEKTQQNG from the coding sequence ATGCCAACAGCCAATGCCACCAAGTCAAGAGATTTAACCCAAGGTCCGATTTTTAAAACCTTGGCTATTTTTGCCTTGCCAACATTGCTTTCTAATATATTGCAATCACTTAATGCATCTATCAATACTGTATGGGTTGGCAAATTTTTAGGTGAAACGGCCTTGGCAGCAACAGCAAATGCCAGCATCATCATGTTTTTAGTGTTTTCGGCTGTGTTTGGTTTTGGCATGGCAGCAACGGTCATGGTTGGCCAATATTTTGGTCGCCATGATATTGATGCGGCGCGGCGTATTTTTGGTTCGGCAATTGGGTTTTGTTTAATATTATCAATCTTAGTTGGCGTTTTAGGTTGGACATTTTCCGACTGGATATTAACCCATCTTAACACACCACAAGATGCTTTTACTCAGGCTCATGCCTATTTACGGGTAATTTTCATAGCTCTACCATCAACCATGATGTCAGTGATTGTTATGATGGGCATGCGTGGTTCGGGCGATTCGATGACCCCTATGTGGTTTATGGGTCTTAATGTCGTACTTGATATTATACTTAATCCCTTATTGATTTTAGGCGTTGGACCTTTTCCGCAATTAGGCATTGTTGGGTCGGCCGTTGCGACCATTATTGCTGGCTACGGTTCATTAATTGCCATGATAATTACAATGTATTGGCGTAAATTACCGCTACGCTTGGTTGGACGGGAACTCAATTATCTTATCCCACGTATTAACTTATTAAAAACAATTATTGGCAAAGGCGTGCCTATGGGGTTGCAAATGGTGGTGATGGCAACCGCTGCTCTTGTCATGATTAGCCTTGTCAACCGCGAAGGCTTGATGACAACTGCCGCCTATAGCGCCATGCAACAATTATGGACCTATGTGCAAATGCCCTCTATGGCGGTCGGCGCCGCAGTAAGCGCAATGGTTGCACAAAATATAGGTGCTGGAAAGTGGGAGCGCGTTAACAAGATTAATACAGCAGGACTTCTCTCAACGCTTTTATTAACGGGCTCAATCATTGCCATCTTATTGATTTTTGATCGCCCCGTCCTTGGGCTTTTCTTAGGAAAAGAAAGTGGCGCAATGGCAATTGCCGACCACATGCAATATCGTGCAACGTGGAGCTATATGTTATTTGGTATGGCCATGGTGATATTTGCAACCATGCGTGCAAATGGTGTTGTTATCATACCATTGTTAATTATCTTTGTTTCTCTTTATCCTGTACGCCTTGGGTTTTATTATCTTACCTATAATATGCTTGGTGCCGATGCTATTTGGATCAGCTTCCCAGTTGGTGCTTTCACCTGCCTCATCCTCGCCTTTATCTATTATAAAACTGGCTTATGGCGTAAAAATTCGATGACTCCATCATCGGAAAAAACGCAACAAAATGGGTAA
- a CDS encoding adenylosuccinate synthase, translating to MANVVVVGAQWGDEGKGKIVDWLSERADIVVRYQGGHNAGHTLVIDGVSYKLSLLPSGLVRGKSSVIGNGVVVDPHHFVQEVKKLRDQGVEITPEILRIAENAPLILSLHRDLDAARENATTGLKIGTTKRGIGPAYEDKVGRRSIRLTDLAEPETLMAKIERVLTHHNALRRGMGEPEIQAQGLFDELMEVAGEILPFMDRTWKYLDEQRRSGARILFEGAQGALLDNDFGTYPFVTSSNTIAGQAATGSGMGPASIDYVLGIAKAYTTRVGEGPFPTEQMNEVGEFLGTRGHEFGVVTGRKRRCGWFDAVLVRQMIAVCGITGIALTKLDVLDGLDEIKVCVAYELDGEVIDYLPASMGAQARVKPIYETLEGWKENTAGARKWADLPAQAIKYVRHLEELIGAPVALLSTSPEREDTILVTDPFED from the coding sequence ATGGCCAATGTAGTCGTTGTCGGTGCCCAATGGGGTGATGAAGGCAAGGGTAAAATTGTTGACTGGTTATCAGAGCGTGCTGATATTGTTGTGCGCTATCAAGGTGGCCACAATGCTGGGCATACGCTGGTTATTGATGGTGTAAGCTATAAGTTGTCTCTTTTGCCGTCTGGTCTTGTACGTGGCAAGTCGTCCGTTATTGGCAATGGCGTTGTGGTTGACCCACATCACTTTGTGCAGGAAGTAAAAAAATTACGCGATCAGGGCGTTGAAATTACCCCTGAAATTTTGCGCATTGCTGAAAATGCACCGCTTATCCTTTCTTTGCACCGTGACCTTGATGCCGCGCGTGAAAACGCCACTACTGGTTTGAAAATTGGCACAACCAAGCGCGGCATTGGCCCTGCTTACGAAGACAAGGTTGGTCGTCGTTCTATTCGTCTTACCGATTTGGCTGAGCCTGAAACTTTGATGGCGAAAATCGAGCGCGTTTTAACCCACCACAATGCTTTGCGTCGTGGCATGGGTGAGCCTGAAATTCAGGCGCAAGGTTTGTTTGATGAATTGATGGAAGTTGCTGGCGAAATCCTACCCTTTATGGATCGCACATGGAAATATCTTGATGAGCAACGCCGCAGTGGTGCGCGTATTCTTTTTGAAGGCGCACAAGGTGCATTGCTTGACAATGATTTTGGTACTTATCCATTTGTTACCTCGTCTAATACCATTGCCGGTCAAGCTGCAACCGGTTCAGGCATGGGGCCAGCATCAATCGATTATGTTTTGGGCATTGCAAAAGCCTATACAACCCGTGTTGGCGAAGGCCCATTTCCAACCGAGCAAATGAATGAAGTTGGTGAATTCCTTGGCACACGCGGCCATGAATTTGGTGTAGTTACTGGTCGTAAGCGCCGTTGTGGTTGGTTTGATGCGGTATTGGTACGCCAGATGATCGCGGTTTGTGGTATTACTGGTATTGCCCTTACCAAGCTTGATGTGCTTGATGGCCTTGATGAAATCAAGGTTTGCGTTGCCTATGAATTAGATGGCGAAGTGATTGATTATTTGCCAGCTTCAATGGGTGCGCAAGCGCGCGTTAAGCCAATTTATGAAACTCTTGAAGGTTGGAAAGAAAACACCGCTGGCGCTCGCAAATGGGCAGATCTTCCAGCACAGGCAATCAAATATGTTCGCCATTTGGAAGAATTGATTGGCGCACCTGTTGCATTGCTTTCAACCAGTCCGGAGCGTGAAGACACCATTTTAGTGACTGATCCATTTGAGGATTAA
- a CDS encoding ABC transporter ATP-binding protein — translation MIEIKGVSKTYNDRLVVDDVHLTIPAQGITSIIGPNGAGKSTLLTMASRLTPMDKGEISVGGLDILKTPSDELAKRLSILRQENVLTSRLTVRELVTFGRYPYSKGRPTLEDRQFVDSAIRYLGLEDLQNRFLDQLSGGQRQRAFVAMVICQDTDYVLLDEPLNNLDMNHSVSMMKQLRRAADELGKTIVIVVHDINFASCYSDTIVAMRDGKLIAKGTPSEIIETDCLNTIYDMDINVQVINGNRIAIYYS, via the coding sequence GTGATTGAAATAAAAGGTGTATCGAAAACCTATAATGACCGCTTGGTGGTTGATGATGTCCATCTTACAATACCAGCGCAAGGCATTACCTCAATTATTGGGCCTAATGGTGCGGGTAAGTCAACATTGCTAACGATGGCGAGCCGTTTAACACCAATGGATAAAGGCGAAATTTCGGTTGGGGGCCTTGATATTTTAAAAACCCCGAGTGATGAGCTTGCTAAGCGGCTTTCAATTTTGCGACAAGAAAATGTTTTAACATCACGTTTAACCGTGCGCGAATTGGTGACTTTTGGTCGCTACCCCTATAGTAAGGGCCGGCCAACCTTGGAAGATAGGCAATTTGTCGATTCCGCAATCCGTTATCTTGGCCTTGAAGATTTGCAAAATCGCTTTCTCGATCAATTATCGGGCGGCCAGCGTCAACGCGCCTTTGTTGCCATGGTTATCTGTCAAGATACTGATTATGTCCTGCTGGACGAGCCACTTAACAATCTTGATATGAACCATTCTGTTTCGATGATGAAGCAATTACGCCGTGCTGCTGATGAGCTTGGCAAAACCATTGTTATTGTTGTTCATGATATTAATTTTGCATCTTGCTATTCAGATACTATTGTCGCTATGCGTGATGGCAAGCTTATTGCCAAAGGAACGCCCAGCGAGATTATTGAAACAGATTGTTTAAACACAATTTATGACATGGATATCAATGTGCAGGTAATAAATGGTAATCGCATAGCTATTTATTATTCCTAA
- a CDS encoding DHA2 family efflux MFS transporter permease subunit, which yields MIRILPLVLAVALFMENMDANVISTSLPAIARDLDTSPIALKLALTSYLVSLAIFIPVSGWMADRFTARHIFRIAMAVFIFGSILCAISNSLTGFVCARFLQGIGGAMMSPVGRVLLIRSTPKADLINALAWLTMPALIGPLIGPPLGGFITTYFSWHWIFLINVPIGLLGMFFATLYLPRDEVPILRPLDWPGFFLSGIGLAGIIFGLSMVSLPALPMWLAFVTIFIGLITSYFYLRHAKTAKHPLLDLSLFKDPIFRKSITGGSFFRIGLGASPFLLPMMLQIAFGLSPLQSGLITFVGAIGALGMKLGATSTYRRFGFRKVLMFGSLFSAATIAINGLFTPQTPYLLMLGILLVGGFLRSLIFSGVNSLSYADIAQDKVSQAAPIASVAQQSSVALGVAIAGTVLEVSLSTHDGGLGLTDFHIAFFIVAAISTISFFIFRTLPNDAGHALAEKKAKLIRSEK from the coding sequence GTGATCCGTATTTTGCCACTTGTGCTAGCAGTCGCTTTATTCATGGAAAATATGGACGCCAATGTCATATCTACCTCCTTGCCAGCCATTGCTCGTGATTTAGATACCAGCCCAATTGCATTAAAATTGGCGCTTACCTCTTATCTTGTGTCGCTTGCTATTTTTATTCCGGTGAGTGGCTGGATGGCGGACCGCTTCACTGCGCGCCATATTTTTCGCATTGCTATGGCAGTTTTTATTTTTGGTTCAATCTTGTGTGCAATATCGAATTCCCTCACCGGTTTTGTTTGTGCGCGTTTCTTGCAAGGCATTGGCGGCGCCATGATGTCACCGGTTGGCCGCGTCCTCCTTATTCGCTCCACCCCCAAAGCTGATCTTATCAATGCGCTTGCTTGGCTTACCATGCCAGCGCTTATTGGCCCATTAATTGGCCCGCCGCTTGGCGGTTTCATTACCACCTATTTTTCTTGGCATTGGATCTTTTTAATCAATGTGCCAATTGGACTTTTAGGCATGTTTTTTGCAACGCTTTATTTGCCACGCGATGAAGTGCCCATATTGCGTCCACTTGATTGGCCGGGCTTTTTCCTTTCAGGTATTGGTCTTGCTGGTATAATTTTTGGTCTTTCTATGGTCAGTTTGCCAGCATTGCCAATGTGGTTGGCTTTTGTGACAATTTTTATTGGATTAATTACGTCCTATTTTTATTTACGCCATGCAAAAACCGCCAAGCATCCTTTGCTGGATTTGAGCCTTTTTAAAGATCCCATTTTTCGTAAATCGATCACGGGCGGCAGTTTTTTCCGCATTGGGCTTGGCGCTTCGCCATTTTTATTGCCGATGATGCTACAAATTGCCTTTGGTCTTTCGCCTTTGCAATCGGGTCTTATTACCTTTGTTGGCGCAATTGGTGCGCTCGGTATGAAACTTGGTGCAACAAGTACCTATCGGCGTTTTGGCTTTCGCAAAGTCTTAATGTTTGGCTCTCTATTTTCAGCCGCAACAATAGCAATTAACGGGCTTTTTACACCACAAACACCATATTTGTTGATGCTTGGAATTTTGCTTGTCGGTGGTTTTTTACGATCATTAATTTTTTCAGGGGTCAATTCACTATCCTATGCCGATATTGCTCAAGATAAGGTTAGCCAAGCCGCACCTATCGCATCTGTTGCACAACAATCATCGGTGGCGCTTGGTGTTGCCATTGCCGGTACCGTTCTTGAGGTGAGCCTTTCCACGCATGATGGTGGTTTAGGGTTAACGGATTTTCATATCGCGTTCTTTATTGTAGCTGCAATTAGCACAATTTCTTTCTTTATCTTCCGTACATTACCTAATGACGCAGGACATGCTTTGGCGGAAAAGAAAGCAAAACTCATTAGAAGTGAAAAATAA